A single region of the Pseudalkalibacillus berkeleyi genome encodes:
- a CDS encoding nucleotidyltransferase domain-containing protein — protein sequence MVLEKVIKEINIQSEYKSFVEEYTACLLSEFSGKVHSIYMCGSIPKGTAKPFKSDADFTIVCERPEDIDYDRVSCLKDQILQKYRLVTKVDTVICSLDDVRSKPNEWGFWIKIICVCIHGTDIGEEVPPILISPEFILDLNSDTQEAVDRVRGFLSNANDETLKSRYIKGYSKRLIRALYTLVLEDTGVWQDDITKMKSAISDYCNIDSALVDYLYACYLDSNVDVEEFLGIAEEVYSYIEKALTALMEESSVIK from the coding sequence ATGGTTTTGGAGAAGGTTATAAAGGAGATCAATATTCAGAGTGAGTACAAGAGTTTTGTAGAGGAGTATACAGCTTGCTTGCTTTCAGAGTTCAGTGGGAAGGTTCACAGTATTTATATGTGTGGCTCAATTCCTAAAGGTACTGCTAAGCCATTTAAGTCTGATGCAGATTTTACAATAGTATGCGAAAGACCAGAAGATATAGATTATGATAGAGTATCATGTCTGAAGGACCAGATTTTACAAAAATATCGATTAGTAACTAAGGTTGATACGGTTATTTGTTCACTTGATGATGTAAGAAGTAAGCCCAATGAATGGGGATTTTGGATCAAGATAATCTGTGTTTGTATACATGGTACTGATATTGGCGAAGAAGTACCGCCTATTCTTATTTCACCTGAGTTCATATTAGACTTGAATTCAGACACTCAAGAGGCAGTGGATCGCGTGCGCGGTTTTCTATCTAATGCCAATGATGAGACACTGAAATCTAGATATATCAAAGGTTACTCAAAAAGATTAATTCGTGCATTATACACTTTGGTTTTAGAAGATACAGGGGTTTGGCAAGATGACATTACTAAGATGAAGAGTGCCATATCAGATTATTGCAATATTGATTCAGCTTTAGTTGACTATCTGTATGCGTGTTACTTGGATAGTAATGTAGATGTTGAAGAGTTTCTTGGGATTGCAGAAGAAGTATATAGTTATATTGAAAAGGCTTTAACTGCATTGATGGAAGAAAGCTCTGTTATTAAATAA
- a CDS encoding homocysteine S-methyltransferase family protein: protein MSVHNQQKRSLSNRLAEGPVVCGEGYLFELERRGYLQAGSFVPEVALENTQALEQAYRDFMNAGSDVIVAFTYNAHREKMRIIGKENLVEKLSRQAIRSAKKVAIEHPEEDALVAGNISNTNIFDPEDAQSKIEVRAMFAEMVEWCVDEGVDFIIGETFYYHEEALIALEEIIKGGLEAVITHGLMAEGVLRDGYTVEDSCRILKEQGALVVGMNCFRGIHTMHPYVEKIRSSVSGHIAALPLPYRTTEENPTFFNLPDQGCTCSIPTETTFPTSLDPLYHNRYELAEWARKAHFETGVQFIGLCCGASPAMIREVSEAVGKVAPNSKYSPNMEKHFLFGQDETLKQHNLEYRTKA, encoded by the coding sequence ATGAGTGTACACAACCAACAAAAACGTAGTTTATCTAATCGATTAGCAGAAGGTCCGGTAGTATGCGGTGAAGGCTACTTATTTGAACTAGAGCGGCGAGGCTACTTACAAGCAGGTTCGTTTGTACCGGAAGTCGCTTTAGAAAACACACAAGCGTTAGAGCAAGCGTACAGAGACTTCATGAATGCTGGATCGGATGTCATCGTCGCATTTACGTACAATGCCCATAGAGAAAAAATGAGGATCATTGGTAAGGAAAATCTTGTTGAAAAGCTAAGCAGACAAGCCATCCGATCGGCAAAAAAAGTAGCAATCGAGCACCCTGAAGAAGATGCGCTCGTAGCGGGTAATATTTCAAATACGAACATATTTGACCCTGAAGACGCGCAATCGAAAATTGAAGTACGGGCAATGTTTGCAGAAATGGTAGAGTGGTGTGTAGATGAAGGTGTGGACTTCATCATTGGCGAAACGTTCTACTACCATGAAGAAGCATTGATTGCTCTTGAAGAAATCATTAAAGGTGGTCTAGAGGCTGTGATTACGCATGGTCTCATGGCTGAAGGCGTTCTACGTGATGGGTATACTGTTGAGGACTCATGTAGAATTTTAAAAGAGCAAGGAGCGCTCGTAGTCGGTATGAATTGCTTTAGAGGCATACATACCATGCATCCTTATGTTGAAAAGATTCGTTCGAGTGTAAGTGGTCATATCGCTGCACTACCATTGCCGTACCGAACAACAGAGGAAAATCCGACATTCTTTAACCTACCTGATCAAGGATGTACATGTTCTATACCAACTGAAACCACATTTCCAACCTCATTAGATCCGTTATACCATAATCGATATGAACTTGCTGAATGGGCGAGGAAAGCTCATTTTGAAACAGGTGTGCAATTCATTGGATTGTGTTGTGGCGCTTCACCAGCAATGATTCGAGAAGTATCAGAAGCAGTTGGTAAAGTAGCACCAAATTCTAAATATTCACCTAACATGGAAAAACATTTCTTATTCGGTCAGGATGAAACGTTAAAGCAGCATAACCTTGAATATAGAACGAAGGCATAG
- a CDS encoding SRPBCC family protein: protein MDVIASKHPESSGFDNLEDWVGTTIQFHIEPLIEGECKLHFTHKGLTQALECFDACNNGWIHYLNSLKDYAVDQEGEPYTDNSEDNIIR from the coding sequence TTGGATGTAATTGCATCCAAGCATCCCGAGTCAAGTGGGTTTGACAATCTTGAGGATTGGGTCGGCACTACCATACAGTTTCATATAGAACCTTTAATTGAGGGTGAATGTAAATTACACTTTACACACAAAGGTTTAACACAAGCTCTTGAATGTTTTGATGCTTGTAATAACGGGTGGATTCATTACTTAAATAGCTTAAAGGATTACGCAGTGGATCAAGAAGGTGAACCATATACTGATAATTCTGAGGACAATATCATTCGTTAA
- a CDS encoding FMN-dependent NADH-azoreductase, producing MAEVLYITANPKSVEESLGLAVGEEFIQAYREENPEDEIIRLDLYDYDIPYIDTDVFNGWGKLQQGQEFDLLSPDEQDKVRRINVLTEQFKNADKYVFVTPLWNFSVPPKMKAYIDTVSIAGSTFKYTENGPVGLLEGKKALHIQARGGIYSEGPAADLEMGDRYIKAVMGFLGVTDTDSIIIEGHAFMPDKLEEIKGAALEKAKSYASQF from the coding sequence ATGGCAGAAGTACTATACATTACAGCAAATCCTAAATCGGTTGAAGAGTCCCTTGGTTTAGCAGTTGGAGAGGAATTTATTCAAGCATATAGAGAGGAAAACCCTGAGGATGAGATCATCCGATTAGACTTATATGACTATGACATCCCGTATATTGATACAGATGTATTTAACGGTTGGGGAAAGCTTCAACAAGGTCAAGAGTTTGATTTATTAAGCCCAGACGAACAAGATAAAGTAAGAAGAATCAATGTCCTTACTGAACAGTTCAAGAACGCAGATAAATATGTGTTTGTAACTCCGCTTTGGAATTTTAGCGTACCTCCGAAGATGAAGGCATACATTGATACGGTTTCTATTGCAGGATCAACATTCAAATATACAGAAAATGGACCTGTTGGGTTATTAGAAGGTAAGAAAGCCTTGCACATTCAAGCACGTGGAGGCATTTATTCAGAAGGACCAGCAGCAGATCTAGAAATGGGAGATCGCTATATTAAAGCAGTTATGGGATTCCTAGGGGTTACTGACACTGATTCCATCATTATTGAAGGACACGCATTTATGCCTGACAAACTTGAAGAAATCAAAGGTGCGGCTTTAGAAAAAGCGAAATCTTACGCAAGTCAATTTTAA
- a CDS encoding DUF3892 domain-containing protein — protein sequence MEKEQFSAVRKDENGKIQMFQTSSGRELSYEEAIQEVDEERIENVSVVREKDGETYIRSNPDNRKDNNLDGLPIF from the coding sequence ATGGAGAAAGAACAGTTTTCAGCGGTAAGGAAAGATGAAAATGGAAAGATTCAAATGTTCCAAACAAGCTCTGGTAGAGAATTATCATATGAAGAAGCCATACAGGAAGTAGATGAGGAAAGAATTGAGAACGTAAGCGTTGTCCGGGAGAAAGATGGCGAAACCTATATCCGATCTAATCCAGATAACCGTAAAGATAACAACTTAGATGGATTACCGATCTTTTAA
- a CDS encoding VOC family protein yields the protein MKAKIGEIVWRDLTVKNAEEIKDFYSEVVGWKAENHDMGDYHDFNIKSPEDDDEVVTGICHAKGSNSDIPAQWLMYVNVENVEASAQKCVNLGGKILDGPRMMGASRFCVIKDPAGAVLALISNEE from the coding sequence ATGAAAGCTAAGATAGGTGAAATTGTATGGAGAGACCTAACTGTAAAAAATGCTGAAGAAATAAAGGACTTTTATTCTGAAGTCGTCGGGTGGAAAGCAGAAAATCATGATATGGGCGATTACCATGATTTTAATATTAAATCACCAGAAGATGATGATGAAGTCGTGACAGGCATTTGTCATGCTAAAGGGTCAAATTCAGATATCCCTGCACAATGGCTCATGTATGTAAATGTTGAAAATGTTGAAGCTAGTGCTCAAAAGTGTGTGAATTTGGGCGGTAAGATTTTAGATGGTCCAAGAATGATGGGAGCGAGCCGCTTCTGTGTGATCAAGGACCCGGCTGGTGCAGTTCTAGCCTTAATATCAAATGAAGAATAA
- a CDS encoding LVIVD repeat-containing protein translates to MNRRIVTRLSLAGIMSLSLYAPSISAHDNLDDVAIEKGAQEGELTNISMLEGNKNLENWYEAAAVQIKENDGIQNSTADVYAHKGFAYLGTHTAGGGNGGVRVFDLKDPSSPIEISKFADDIPGTWQEKVIVKTVNTPYFKGDLAVVSVQQLDRGNALSKGGFLLYDVNDPYNPKKLGFWELDKRVRGTHELYLTVQGNKPVVLTANPYADYYTHGEQKDFALVDVTNPANPQTIYEFDPRMLNEVPEDFNGYHWNSPDGKTRPVFNHSTMTDNTGKTAFLSFWDLGTIMLDISNPYDVEYLGRTDFAPDVQGAAHSSALAKGGTVLIETREVYHPTREGYERSYGYTRIFDIKDRTNPKLLSTFKTDLVDHVEDGVTFANTVHDPKVRGNTLYLSHYAGGVRAVDITDPSNPEQIGKYVPEQAFFWGVFIDQNYILASDMGQGLKVLLKNNSKNK, encoded by the coding sequence TTGAATAGGAGAATCGTCACGCGTTTATCTTTAGCTGGAATTATGAGTCTCTCTTTATACGCACCTTCCATCTCCGCTCATGACAACCTTGATGATGTTGCAATAGAGAAAGGCGCTCAAGAGGGTGAACTGACAAACATATCGATGCTTGAAGGGAATAAAAACCTAGAAAATTGGTACGAAGCTGCTGCTGTTCAAATTAAAGAAAATGACGGAATACAGAATTCAACTGCTGATGTTTACGCACATAAAGGATTTGCGTATCTAGGTACACATACTGCTGGAGGAGGCAACGGGGGTGTTCGTGTATTTGATCTTAAAGATCCATCTAGTCCTATAGAAATTTCAAAGTTTGCTGATGATATTCCTGGTACTTGGCAGGAAAAAGTTATTGTCAAAACCGTAAATACACCCTATTTCAAAGGTGACCTTGCTGTCGTAAGCGTTCAACAGCTTGATCGTGGTAACGCTCTCTCAAAGGGTGGTTTCCTTTTGTATGATGTGAACGACCCGTATAATCCAAAAAAATTGGGATTTTGGGAATTAGATAAACGGGTCAGAGGTACACACGAATTGTATTTAACTGTCCAAGGGAATAAGCCAGTTGTCCTCACAGCGAATCCATACGCAGATTATTATACTCATGGAGAACAAAAAGACTTTGCATTAGTGGATGTCACAAATCCAGCCAATCCACAAACCATATATGAGTTTGATCCTAGAATGCTAAATGAAGTGCCGGAGGATTTCAACGGTTATCATTGGAATTCTCCTGACGGAAAAACTCGACCTGTTTTCAACCATAGTACGATGACAGATAATACCGGGAAAACAGCATTTCTCTCATTTTGGGATTTAGGAACGATCATGCTGGATATTTCAAACCCTTATGATGTCGAATATTTAGGGAGAACTGATTTCGCACCAGATGTTCAAGGTGCTGCTCACTCATCAGCGTTAGCAAAGGGTGGAACGGTTCTGATTGAAACGCGTGAAGTATACCATCCAACTCGAGAGGGGTACGAAAGATCGTATGGCTATACACGCATTTTTGATATTAAGGATAGAACAAATCCTAAACTACTAAGTACATTCAAAACGGATTTAGTAGACCATGTTGAAGATGGTGTTACTTTTGCAAATACGGTACATGATCCTAAAGTACGTGGTAATACATTATACCTTTCACATTATGCTGGTGGAGTGAGAGCGGTAGATATTACTGACCCATCAAATCCAGAACAGATTGGGAAATATGTGCCTGAACAAGCATTCTTCTGGGGTGTTTTCATTGACCAGAATTATATTCTTGCATCAGATATGGGGCAAGGTCTTAAAGTATTACTCAAAAATAATAGTAAAAACAAATAA
- a CDS encoding HAD-IIIA family hydrolase, which yields MVQAVFIDRDGTLGGGNEIVYPGDFKLYPNVQHSLKQLKDNGIKILSFTNQPGISNGLATKEEFDEELKEFGFDDVYICPHDPGKKCACRKPRTGMLLEASNKYNLDLSKCIVIGDRWTDMLAAEEAGSFKILVQTGSGKESLRKFHNKEYFGRWNQVTTDFIAHDLNEAIHWILHES from the coding sequence ATGGTACAAGCTGTATTCATAGATAGAGATGGTACATTAGGTGGCGGTAATGAGATCGTTTATCCAGGTGATTTTAAGCTTTATCCTAATGTTCAACATTCACTCAAACAATTGAAAGACAATGGAATAAAGATTCTATCATTTACAAACCAACCTGGTATATCTAATGGATTGGCAACAAAAGAAGAGTTCGATGAAGAACTAAAAGAGTTCGGATTTGATGACGTTTATATTTGTCCTCATGATCCAGGAAAAAAATGTGCGTGTAGAAAGCCCAGAACCGGTATGTTACTTGAAGCTTCAAACAAATACAATTTAGATCTTTCAAAGTGTATCGTCATTGGTGATCGATGGACGGATATGTTGGCCGCTGAGGAAGCGGGATCATTTAAGATACTTGTCCAGACTGGTTCAGGGAAGGAATCTCTTCGAAAATTTCACAATAAGGAGTATTTTGGACGTTGGAATCAGGTAACAACAGATTTCATTGCTCATGACTTGAATGAAGCGATCCATTGGATATTACACGAAAGTTGA
- a CDS encoding alpha/beta fold hydrolase, translated as MSKSGSIYKNEMGRKIITNHYDKYLSLFPYEIHKEYVDTSYGRTNVLITGPIDGKPLIILQGGNCINPMTLSWFTPLMDTYRIYAPDTIGHPGYSDERRISATDESFAIWISDIMEHFHIKQSAFVGPSYGAGIILRVASYMPEKIKCAVLVSPAGISLGSKFEMVKKVLIPLMLFRMNTAEKHLKRITDRMSANTMKNRDRTIIGDIFKHIKLEQEMPKLTEKSELTSYNAPTFIISGKSDLFFPEHKLKVKSEDIINNLIAFTSMEMGHYPSEENLVEINEKIKRFLHDHY; from the coding sequence ATGAGTAAATCCGGTTCTATTTATAAAAATGAAATGGGTAGAAAAATAATAACTAACCATTATGACAAATATTTAAGCTTGTTCCCTTATGAAATTCATAAAGAATATGTTGATACATCATACGGAAGAACAAATGTGTTAATCACAGGACCGATCGACGGTAAGCCGCTTATTATATTGCAGGGTGGGAATTGTATCAATCCCATGACATTATCATGGTTCACACCTTTAATGGATACCTATCGAATCTATGCTCCAGATACCATTGGTCATCCAGGTTACAGTGATGAGCGACGCATTTCAGCAACAGATGAATCGTTTGCGATTTGGATATCTGATATTATGGAACATTTTCATATTAAACAATCTGCCTTTGTGGGACCATCGTACGGAGCTGGAATCATATTGAGAGTTGCTTCGTATATGCCAGAAAAAATCAAATGTGCAGTATTAGTATCTCCTGCAGGAATCAGTCTGGGCTCTAAGTTTGAAATGGTAAAGAAGGTTCTTATTCCTTTAATGTTATTTCGTATGAATACAGCAGAAAAGCATCTTAAAAGGATTACTGACAGGATGTCTGCCAACACAATGAAAAATCGTGACAGAACTATCATAGGTGATATTTTCAAGCACATTAAACTTGAACAAGAGATGCCTAAATTAACTGAAAAAAGTGAGCTAACTAGTTACAATGCTCCCACATTCATCATTTCAGGTAAATCAGATCTGTTTTTCCCGGAACACAAATTGAAAGTGAAATCGGAGGATATCATTAATAATTTGATAGCATTTACATCAATGGAGATGGGACATTATCCATCTGAGGAAAATCTAGTTGAAATCAATGAAAAAATTAAACGTTTTTTACACGACCATTACTGA
- the parC gene encoding DNA topoisomerase IV subunit A → MANAEKYLDLPLEDIIGDRFGRYSKYIIQERALPDARDGLKPVQRRILYAMHHEGNVADKPFRKSAKTVGNVIGNYHPHGDTSVYDAMVRLSQDWKVRNVLVEMHGNNGSVDGDPPAAMRYTEARLSPIASELLKDIDKNTVDFTPNFDDTQEEPVVLPALFPGLLVNGSTGISAGYATEIPPHHLGEVIDAVTMQIDHPECSVDELMTVIKGPDFPTGGIIQGLEGIKQAYQTGKGKIVVRAKTDIEELRGGRQQIVITEIPYEVNKANLVKRMDELRIDKKVDGISEVRDETDRTGLRVVIELKKEADSEGVLNFLFKNTDLQISYNFNMVAIHNRTPQLMGLKSLIDAYVQHQREVVTNRSKYELKKAQDRQHVVEGLIKAISVLDEVIATIRSSKDKKDAKQNLIQQFDFTEPQAEAIVTLQLYRLTNTDVHSLQKESEELEKSIQELLSILNSDRKLFSVIKKELARVKKTYADDRRSVIEAEISEIKINLEVMIPSEDVVVSVTKEGYVKRTSPRSYAASNGEPPGMKETDRVLRTFQANTTNTLLVFTNKGNYLHIPVHELPDIRWKDAGQHVTNIVSIDRDEFIVDSMVIDEFKTNEFIVFFTKNGMVKRTELENYKAQRYSKPLMALKLKKDDELVDVYITDCQKDVFIATRNGYGLWYEEEEISVVGQRAAGVKAINLKDGDYVVSGFVKEKEVKAQMVLITNRGAVKKMRLENEFEKTSRAKRGVVMLRELKSNPHRIVKVVHVKENEIVKIQSEKGLEEMIDPSQLRPADRYSNGSFMIDETQAGQVTSVWTTKKEENE, encoded by the coding sequence TTGGCGAATGCAGAGAAATATTTAGATTTACCATTAGAAGATATTATCGGTGATCGTTTCGGCCGGTATAGTAAATATATTATTCAAGAACGTGCTTTACCTGATGCACGCGATGGCTTAAAGCCAGTACAACGGAGAATCCTTTATGCAATGCATCATGAAGGAAACGTAGCTGATAAACCATTTCGAAAGTCTGCCAAAACCGTTGGTAATGTAATCGGTAATTATCACCCACACGGGGATACATCCGTATATGATGCGATGGTTAGGCTAAGTCAAGACTGGAAAGTGCGTAATGTATTGGTAGAAATGCATGGAAATAATGGGAGCGTTGATGGAGATCCACCTGCTGCAATGCGTTATACAGAAGCAAGGCTCTCTCCCATTGCTTCAGAGCTTTTGAAGGATATTGATAAAAATACGGTCGATTTCACACCGAACTTTGATGATACCCAAGAAGAGCCTGTCGTCCTACCAGCACTTTTCCCTGGACTATTAGTGAATGGTTCAACAGGAATTTCAGCTGGATATGCGACTGAAATCCCTCCTCACCACTTAGGAGAGGTAATTGATGCAGTTACGATGCAAATCGATCATCCTGAGTGCTCAGTTGATGAATTAATGACCGTGATTAAAGGTCCTGACTTCCCAACAGGTGGAATTATCCAAGGATTAGAAGGCATTAAACAAGCTTACCAAACTGGTAAGGGAAAAATTGTTGTACGTGCAAAGACGGATATTGAAGAACTCCGTGGTGGCAGACAACAAATCGTCATTACTGAAATTCCATATGAAGTGAACAAAGCGAACCTAGTAAAACGTATGGACGAGCTACGAATTGATAAAAAGGTCGATGGAATCTCGGAAGTGCGCGATGAGACAGACCGTACTGGCCTTAGAGTCGTCATAGAACTCAAGAAAGAGGCAGATTCTGAGGGTGTATTAAACTTCTTATTTAAGAATACGGACTTACAGATTTCCTACAACTTTAATATGGTAGCGATTCATAACCGAACGCCTCAATTAATGGGATTGAAATCTTTAATAGATGCATACGTTCAACACCAAAGAGAAGTGGTAACAAACCGCTCCAAATACGAGCTGAAGAAAGCTCAAGATCGTCAGCATGTCGTTGAAGGTTTAATTAAAGCAATATCCGTACTTGATGAAGTGATCGCAACAATACGCTCATCGAAAGATAAGAAGGATGCAAAGCAAAACTTAATACAACAGTTTGATTTTACCGAGCCTCAAGCAGAAGCCATCGTTACGCTACAACTTTATCGTTTAACGAATACAGATGTACATTCATTACAAAAAGAATCCGAAGAATTAGAGAAGAGTATTCAGGAGCTACTATCTATTCTAAACAGTGACCGTAAATTATTTTCGGTCATTAAAAAAGAATTGGCTCGTGTAAAAAAGACGTATGCAGATGATCGCCGTTCTGTGATCGAAGCTGAGATATCTGAAATAAAAATTAACCTTGAAGTCATGATACCTTCAGAAGATGTTGTCGTATCTGTTACGAAGGAAGGTTATGTGAAACGAACTAGTCCAAGGTCTTATGCCGCATCTAATGGTGAACCACCAGGGATGAAGGAAACAGACCGGGTGCTGAGAACATTCCAAGCCAATACGACCAATACGTTACTCGTCTTCACAAATAAAGGGAATTATCTTCATATCCCTGTCCATGAGTTGCCAGATATCCGATGGAAAGATGCTGGTCAACACGTAACGAATATCGTTTCCATCGATCGTGATGAATTTATCGTAGATTCAATGGTCATAGATGAATTTAAAACGAACGAATTTATCGTATTCTTCACTAAGAATGGTATGGTTAAACGTACAGAGCTCGAGAATTACAAAGCACAGCGATATTCCAAACCGCTTATGGCATTAAAGCTGAAGAAGGATGACGAACTTGTTGATGTTTATATCACGGATTGTCAGAAAGATGTATTTATCGCTACCCGAAATGGTTACGGTCTTTGGTATGAAGAAGAAGAAATCAGTGTTGTAGGACAAAGAGCTGCAGGGGTGAAAGCCATCAACTTGAAAGATGGAGATTACGTCGTCAGTGGATTTGTTAAAGAAAAAGAAGTGAAGGCGCAAATGGTTCTCATAACTAATCGAGGAGCGGTTAAGAAAATGCGTCTCGAAAATGAATTTGAAAAAACATCTCGTGCTAAAAGGGGTGTCGTCATGTTAAGAGAATTGAAATCGAATCCGCATAGAATTGTAAAGGTCGTGCACGTGAAAGAAAATGAAATCGTAAAGATACAGTCTGAAAAGGGATTAGAAGAAATGATCGATCCCTCTCAATTAAGACCGGCAGACCGGTATAGTAACGGTTCCTTTATGATTGATGAAACTCAGGCAGGACAAGTCACTAGCGTCTGGACCACAAAGAAGGAAGAGAACGAATAA
- the parE gene encoding DNA topoisomerase IV subunit B, protein MATKEHLTYNDDAIQVLEGLEAVRKRPGMYIGSTDSRGLHHLVYEIVDNAVDEALAGFGNAINVKIHNDNSISVTDEGRGMPTGMHKTGKPTPEVILTVLHAGGKFGQGGYKTSGGLHGVGASVVNALSEWLEVTIHRDGVTYKQRFENGGKPATTLEKIGSTRKTGTIIHFKPDPTIFSTTNYNYETLSERLREAAFLLKGMKIELSDLRKNDNETVVFQFDTGIEAFVDYLNEEKDTLHQVVSFQGFQNAIEVEFAFQFNDGYSENMLSFVNNVRTKDGGTHESGSKTAMTRIFNEYARKTGLLKEKEKNLDGSDIREGLTAIVSVRIPEEKLQFEGQTKSKLGTSDARSSVDAVVSEQLNYFLEENPKVSEMLIRKSVKAAQAREAARKAREDARNGKKKNRKDSMLSGKLTPASSRNPSKNELYLVEGDSAGGSAKQGRDRKFQAILPLRGKVINTEKAKLADIFKNEEIRTVINAIGAGVGADFTIKDANYDKVVIMTDADTDGSHIQVLLLTFFYRYMKPMIEAGKVYIALPPLYKISKGKGKKEVIEYAWDEEGLKQAMKKVGKGYTIQRYKGLGEMNADQLWETTMNPETRTLIRVKIEDIARAERRVSVLMGDKVEPRRKWIESNVAFGLDEETNILENENLAVVEEE, encoded by the coding sequence ATGGCTACTAAAGAACACCTTACATATAATGATGATGCCATACAGGTGTTGGAAGGTCTTGAAGCTGTCCGTAAACGACCTGGTATGTATATTGGGAGTACAGACAGCCGCGGTCTACACCATCTTGTATATGAAATTGTTGATAACGCAGTTGATGAAGCATTAGCAGGATTCGGTAATGCCATCAATGTGAAAATACATAATGATAATAGCATTAGCGTAACAGATGAAGGAAGAGGTATGCCGACTGGTATGCATAAAACAGGCAAACCAACTCCAGAAGTCATTTTGACTGTGCTCCACGCAGGTGGAAAGTTTGGTCAAGGTGGTTACAAAACAAGTGGTGGACTTCACGGTGTAGGTGCATCCGTTGTAAACGCATTGTCAGAATGGCTTGAAGTAACCATTCATCGTGATGGTGTCACATATAAACAACGTTTTGAAAATGGAGGAAAGCCTGCAACGACGTTAGAAAAGATTGGTTCTACGAGAAAAACAGGTACAATCATCCACTTCAAACCTGACCCAACCATTTTTTCAACGACTAATTACAATTATGAAACGTTAAGCGAGCGACTCCGAGAAGCTGCTTTTCTACTAAAAGGAATGAAAATCGAATTATCTGATCTACGGAAGAATGATAACGAAACGGTCGTTTTTCAATTTGATACAGGTATCGAGGCATTTGTTGATTATTTAAACGAAGAAAAGGACACCTTGCATCAAGTGGTTTCATTTCAAGGTTTTCAAAATGCCATTGAAGTAGAGTTTGCTTTCCAATTCAACGATGGTTATTCGGAAAATATGCTGTCATTTGTGAACAATGTCCGAACCAAGGATGGCGGTACACATGAGTCAGGATCAAAGACTGCCATGACACGTATCTTTAATGAGTATGCTCGAAAGACTGGACTGCTTAAAGAAAAAGAGAAGAACTTAGACGGATCGGACATCCGCGAAGGTCTAACTGCGATCGTTTCAGTAAGAATTCCAGAAGAAAAGCTCCAGTTTGAAGGACAGACGAAAAGTAAATTAGGGACTAGCGATGCGCGCTCTTCTGTTGATGCTGTCGTATCAGAGCAACTCAATTACTTCTTAGAGGAAAATCCAAAAGTAAGTGAAATGCTTATTCGAAAGTCCGTTAAGGCTGCACAAGCGCGTGAAGCTGCACGTAAAGCACGTGAGGATGCGCGAAATGGCAAAAAGAAGAACAGGAAAGATTCAATGTTGAGTGGTAAATTGACACCAGCATCTTCTCGTAATCCTAGTAAAAATGAATTATACCTTGTAGAGGGTGACTCAGCGGGTGGATCTGCAAAGCAGGGTCGAGACAGGAAGTTCCAAGCAATTCTTCCGCTTCGAGGAAAAGTAATCAATACGGAGAAGGCGAAGCTTGCAGATATTTTTAAAAACGAAGAAATTAGAACAGTGATCAATGCGATAGGTGCTGGTGTAGGTGCTGACTTTACAATAAAAGATGCGAATTACGACAAAGTGGTCATTATGACGGATGCTGATACGGATGGATCACACATTCAAGTCCTATTACTTACTTTCTTTTACCGTTACATGAAACCGATGATTGAAGCTGGGAAAGTGTATATTGCCTTACCACCGCTATATAAAATAAGTAAAGGCAAAGGAAAGAAAGAAGTTATTGAATACGCTTGGGATGAAGAAGGCCTCAAACAAGCCATGAAAAAAGTAGGAAAAGGATATACGATTCAGCGCTATAAAGGTCTTGGTGAGATGAACGCTGACCAGTTGTGGGAGACAACTATGAATCCCGAAACCCGAACGTTAATTCGAGTAAAGATAGAAGATATTGCAAGGGCTGAACGTCGGGTATCTGTCCTCATGGGTGATAAAGTTGAACCTAGACGTAAATGGATTGAATCGAATGTTGCTTTCGGATTAGACGAAGAAACAAACATCTTAGAAAACGAGAACTTGGCTGTAGTTGAGGAGGAATAA